The DNA window AGGTCCTGCTGAGAGACGTTGCTGGGCAACGCAATCCGGTTTACGCCCGGGGTGTGCAGCTGGCCGGCCAGCCAAGGCAGTGCGGTGGAAAAGGCCATGCCGGCCGTCGGCCAGTCGTGCTTTCCGGTCTGGGCGATGACCGCGCACTCGATGCCGTTCGCCCGGCCCAGCCCGCACAGCGACGAGGCAGCCGCGGCCTGGTTACCCGGGTCAGCGGCGGCGGCCCGGCCGGCGACAGCCATCGCGGCGGTGTCGACGGCCGTGATGTCGCGACGCGGTGAACCACCCGACGAGATGGCGAACCACCCGGATACGCCGGTGTAGCGGCCGTGGCGGTTGATCACCGTGGTCGGGTCGAACTTCGCCCACGCGTCGGCATCGCCGTCGAAGAGGTTGGCAATGGTTTGTTCCTTGGTTCCGGTGTTCGGGGTCAGGTCGCCCTCGATGTCGACGAACGAGCTGAACATGTCGGGGTGCATGACGGTCAGGTCCACCGCGCAGGTCCCGCCCATGGACCAGCCGACGACGCCCCAGCGGGACCGGTCGGGGCTGACCCCGAAGTTCGAGACCATATATGGGACAACGTCTTTGGTCAGGTGGTCGGCGGCGTTGCCCCGGCTTCCGTTGACGCATTCGGTGTCGTTGTCGAACGCCCCGCCCGGGTCCACGAACACCAGCACCGGCGCGTTGCCGCCGTGCCCGGCCGCGAAGGCGTCGACGGTGTCCACCGCCCCGCCGGCGCGCACCCAATCGGCGGGCGTGTTGACCATGCCGCCGATCATCATCACCGTCGGCAGCTGCGGCGGCGGGTAGCTGGCAAACCATGCCGGCGGCAGGTAGACCAGTTCTTCGCGATGCTGGAAATGCGAGGCCTCGTCGGGAATCACCACCGGCACCAGGCTGCCGTGCGGCGGCTTGGAACCCTTCGCCGCCAGCGTGGTGACGGTCGCCTTGTCGGTCTGGTTGGGCAGCGGAACGGAAGTGAATTGATTCCATGCGCTCTGCACGGTCTGGAAGTAGCCGACCCACTGGTTGAGCACGAGCAACGAGCAGAGCAGGCACAGCGGCACGGCCAGGATGGACAGCCCACGCCGCCACCACCGCGCACCGCGCCAGCCCAGGATCAGCACCGCCGCGGCCATGCCGACCAGCGCGATCCACACGTACAGCGCGCCCGGGGCCGCTTTGCTGGCACCGTCGGCGATGTAGGAGTGCGCCCCGAGGGCCGCCATGATTCCCACGACCGCGGCGGCAGGCAGCCACAGCAGGCGCCAACGACGCGAGCGCCAGCCGGCGGCCAGCCCCAGCGTGATCGGCGTGGCGATCTGGGCCGTGATCGGCACCCAACCGTGCATCAGAGATATGTGGTTGCCCAGTAGCGACATGGCAATTCCTCCTCTCGGCTGCCAGCGATTCAGCTGCGTGAGAAAAGGGTCGAACGCCGACCTCGGCGAATTCTTGGTGGATTCTTGGTCCCAGACGCGGCGGCCGGCGCCGGAGCCCGTGGGTTCGCTACATCGGGTGTGAAAGCACGGCGTTGAGTGTGCAGCCACGGCGGTTGCCGTCGGCGTGTCGTCGCCCTGAGCGCACGGTCAAAGCCGTGGGTTCACACTCAACGGGCCGAGGGTTGGCCCAGCGCGCTTAACGAGCTCTAGACGGGGTCGAATTTGGTGATCAGCCAGGTGCCGTTGACCCGGGTCAGGCTCACCAGCACGCTGCTGGCCGCCATCGCGGGGTCGGGGTTGTCCTTGCTCGTGGTGCTCTGGTCGACCAGCACCAGCACGACGGCCGAATCCGGATGTAACTCCTGAACCGCGGCCCCCAGCACCCGGGCGCTGGTTTTCAGCGACTTCTGTTTGGCCGCCGGAGCAACGATCTGCTCGGTGAACTGGTTGTAGTACGACAGGAAATCTCCCGAGAGATGCGACTTTGCGGCGGCGAAGTCTTTGTCGAGTGAGTCGGGTGAGTACGACAGCAACGCGACCGTTCCATCGGACGCCGCATTGGCGACCGCGCTCGCGACGCCGACGTCGGTCTGTCTATCCGGCCGGTACTGCTTGAAGTACAGCCACGTCGCCGCACCACCGGAAAGCAGCAGCAGCGCAATCAGAATCACCGGAAAAGCTTTCACCTTGCGCCGCGCGCGTGGAGCGCTACTTTCATTGAGGTCGATTTGTTCGGCCG is part of the Mycobacterium mantenii genome and encodes:
- a CDS encoding alpha/beta hydrolase, translating into MSLLGNHISLMHGWVPITAQIATPITLGLAAGWRSRRWRLLWLPAAAVVGIMAALGAHSYIADGASKAAPGALYVWIALVGMAAAVLILGWRGARWWRRGLSILAVPLCLLCSLLVLNQWVGYFQTVQSAWNQFTSVPLPNQTDKATVTTLAAKGSKPPHGSLVPVVIPDEASHFQHREELVYLPPAWFASYPPPQLPTVMMIGGMVNTPADWVRAGGAVDTVDAFAAGHGGNAPVLVFVDPGGAFDNDTECVNGSRGNAADHLTKDVVPYMVSNFGVSPDRSRWGVVGWSMGGTCAVDLTVMHPDMFSSFVDIEGDLTPNTGTKEQTIANLFDGDADAWAKFDPTTVINRHGRYTGVSGWFAISSGGSPRRDITAVDTAAMAVAGRAAAADPGNQAAAASSLCGLGRANGIECAVIAQTGKHDWPTAGMAFSTALPWLAGQLHTPGVNRIALPSNVSQQDL